A part of Cannabis sativa cultivar Pink pepper isolate KNU-18-1 chromosome 6, ASM2916894v1, whole genome shotgun sequence genomic DNA contains:
- the LOC133038854 gene encoding uncharacterized protein LOC133038854 produces the protein MGVVIIDGSTVRDFVSDEPEFNKSVDEQFVSLDLNKDGVLSRTELRKAFQTMRLIESHFGIDVATTAEQLSQLYDSIFDKFDCDRSGTVDREEFRSEMKKILLAIADGLGSSPIQMVLEDDDPTFLKQAADLEASKLAKLQSSNA, from the coding sequence ATGGGCGTAGTGATCATAGACGGATCGACGGTAAGGGACTTCGTCAGCGACGAACCGGAGTTCAACAAGAGCGTGGATGAGCAATTCGTATCACTAGATCTGAACAAGGACGGTGTTCTCTCCCGAACTGAGCTCCGGAAAGCTTTCCAGACGATGAGGCTCATCGAGAGCCACTTTGGGATCGACGTGGCCACCACGGCCGAACAGCTCTCCCAGCTCTACGATTCCATCTTCGACAAGTTCGACTGCGACCGCAGCGGTACCGTCGATCGAGAAGAGTTCAGGTCCGAGATGAAGAAGATCCTTCTCGCCATAGCTGACGGCCTTGGCTCGTCACCGATTCAGATGGTTCTCGAGGACGACGATCCGACGTTCCTCAAGCAAGCTGCGGATCTTGAAGCTTCGAAGTTAGCTAAGCTCCAATCCTCAAATGCTTGA